A stretch of Vigna angularis cultivar LongXiaoDou No.4 chromosome 4, ASM1680809v1, whole genome shotgun sequence DNA encodes these proteins:
- the LOC108319468 gene encoding uncharacterized protein LOC108319468 — protein sequence MASWKKTIATPFKKACTFFNQQPPRDPKKSQTEQENRIMDLHGEVMACGYEDVQVMWSILDKSKSSACNITSS from the exons ATGGCCTCATGGAAGAAAACCATTGCCACCCCTTTCAAAAAGGCTTGCACTTTCTTCAACCAGCAACCCCCCAGAGACCCTAAGAAGTCCCAAACAG AGCAAGAGAACCGGATTATGGATCTTCACGGTGAAGTCATGGCATGTGGCTATGAAGATGTTCAAGTTATGTGGTCAATTCTTGACAAGTCTAAATCTTCCGCCTGCAATATAACTTCATCATGA